The genomic DNA ATCGAAGGAAATTATATAAGAAAAAATTAATATTAAAGCGGACTTACACGCTTCTTCCATCATTCCCGCCTGCACGAAAGCGATGTGCAACGTCTGGGACAAAATGGAACTGGAAGTTTTCTTTCCGGGTACGGGAACGTTGGGCCAAAACCAGGAATTGAGCTGTAGCACGAGTTCCGTGGAAAGCCATCCTAAAAGAATGGAACCGGCCACGGTGAGAAATAATCTCTGCACGGAAATTTTGGAATGAATATAAATCAGAACGAAAGCCCAAGGGAAAACGCTAAGGAGGGAAAGCAATTCTACGCTCACAATTCCTCCATGTATCTGCCGTCGAACATTTGAACCAGATCGCTCTGCAGTTTGGTCGGCATACTCTCCGGATTGATGGTCCCGTTCCAGAAAAGTTCCGTAACTCTCACATACCCTTTCGTACCGGGAGGAGGCATCATAGGAGAAAGATTTTCGATCAATTCCAAAGTCCTGCGATCCTGTTCCGGGTAAGAGGAATTTTCCACCAACTCTATGTCCACGACGTCCCCTTCCGGAGTGATGGTGTATGCGACCACGCAGGAATAATTCTGGGGAGCGGTCTTCCAATACTCCATAAAGGATTCGAAGGCCCTCATTTTTGCGGAGATATAATTGGAATACGTGGGAGGAAGTTTTTTCCCACGGATCCGCCGAACGTCTCCCTTGACCCGTCCTTCATCCGACGGTTTCTCGTTCGGGATCTTCTCCCCTTCGTTCTTATTCGGGGTATCCGTTCCGGTGATCACTCCTCCGTTCAATCCCTGTACTTCGTCGGGAACGTTCGGATCGATGAAATAGTACTCCATCGTATTCTCCGGAGTGTAATGTCCGTCCGGTTTGGATTTTTCCTTTTCCGACTTTCTGTTGATCATCGCAGGAATGATCAGAACCAAGGAAAGGAGTACTAGATGGATCAGAATACTCAGTGCCACGTTATTCGCAAACCCGGGACGGAGGCCTCTCCAATACATCGCTTTCCGGAAAGATTTACGTAAGAGCCAGTGCGAAAACGCACCTACGGAAATCAAAAGCAAAAGCGCGACCGCCCAGGGAATAAAAGAGGACGCCACTTCGAAAAACTTCTTATCCGGGATTCCGGGCTTTAATCCCAAAGAAGCCAGGTACCGGATCCCGAAAGCGGGTTCGATCCAGGAGAAAAAGAAAGTCGCAAAAAATAACAGGAGCAAAAGGAACACGAAGAGAATGGGAAATCCCCTCCAAAGGTTTCCGGAATAGATATGCCCCCACCCAGGAACCAAAGCGTCACGAAGGATCGCATATTTCCTCTTCTTTGCGGAAGAGATCGAATCCCCCGATTCATCCGCCCTCGAAACGAAAACCTGTTTAGAAAACCAGGCCCAAGGGCGGCGGAATAAAAAAATCTGTTTTCCTCCGGAGATCATCCCCGCAATCGCGATGAGCCAGGGAAAAAAAATCCAGATGCTTTCCGACAGGACGACGAACGGAGCCATCTTCACCCGGAATTCGTCTTCAAACGCGAGATGATGGGTCAGAATCAGCACACAGAACAAGGACAGCAAAAGAAAAATAGGAGCGAGAATCAGGGGCCGCTTTTCCCCCGAACGCAAATGCGCTTTTACGAACCTTGCCTGAAGGATGAGAAAGACGAGACCGATCACGAAGAAAATCGGCAATAAAAACCAACCGTGCATGCCGGAAACTTCCGGAACCACCAGGACGAAAACGGAAATCCATTGTTCCGCCTTGGTAGAGAACAGTTGCAGGATCTCCAAAGGATAGAGCAGACCTAAAATGGCGACCTGAAGGATGAGAGAAGAAAACGCGTTCCTACGGACATTACGACCCGTAGGAAATGCAAAAAGCACTCCTAACGGGAAAAAGATACCGAATCCGACAAAAGGGGAAATCCAAGAAAGAAAATTGATCCCCCAATCCAATATCCGTCGTCTGCGGGATTGCGTGGTCTCGAACATCCTCCGCCCATTGGATCCCCCTAGTCCCGCAAAGCAAACAAGAATTGGAGGCGTCTCCGGAATTTAATACTTTATCGCGACAAGGATTCGGGAATTCTTGGAGCATGGAGAAGAAAGAAACACTCGATTCCTCGTTAAAAGACATCGTATCTATTTGTAAAAGACGGGGTTTCGTTTATCCCGGCTCGGAGATTTACGGAGGACTATCGAATACTTTCGATTACGGTCCTTACGGAGCCGAACTTCTTCACAATCTGAAGAGACTTTGGTGGAAGCATTTCGTACACCTAAGGGAAGACGTAGTGGGACTGGATTCTTCCATCCTCCTGAATCCGAAGGTTTGGGAAGCCTCGGGGCACGTTTCCAACTTCAACGATCCTCTCATCGATTGTAGAAATTGTAAGGCGCGAATCCGTGCCGACAAATTTTTGGAAGACCAAAAGGGAGAAGGCGCCGCCACCGGACTCTCTCTGCAGGAAATGAACCGTGTGATTCAGGAAGGAAATTTTCCCTGCCCCACCTGCGGAAACAGAGGTACGTTTACCGAAGCCCGAGACTTCAATCTGATGTTCAAGACCTCGCACGGAGCCTCCGCGGAGGACGCGCAGGATATTTATCTTCGCCCGGAAACGGCGCAGGGGATTTTCATCAATTTCAAGAACGTCGTTTCGACCACCAGAAGGAAAATCCCGTTCGGAATCGCGCAAATCGGAAAGTCTTTCCGGAACGAAATCATGGCGAGACAATTCGTGTTCCGAACCCGCGAATTCGAGCAGATGGAAATGGAATATTTCTGCGAACCGGGTACACAAAAGGAATGGTTTACCCACTGGGTGGAATATTGTCTCCGTTTCTTGATCGAGCAGGTCGGTTTAAAAAAGGAAAACCTAAAAATCCGGGAGCACGAAAAAGAAGAACTCTCGTTTTACAGCGAAGCCACTTCCGACATAGAATACAAGTACGGATTCGGCTGGGGGGAACTTTGGGGAATCGCGTCCAGAACGAACTACGACCTTTCCCAACATGAAAAATTTTCCGGGGAAGACCTGAAATACCAGGACCAAGCGGCCAATAAAAAATATGTGCCGTACGTCGTGGAGCCCGCACTCGGATTGAATCGATTGTTTCTTGCTACCGTTACGGATGCCTATGCCGAAGAGACCTTGGCGGATGGGGAAGTCCGAACCGTTCTCCGTTTCTCTCCGAAGATCGCCCCGGTCAAAGTGGGAGTATTCCCCCTGATGAAAAAGGACGGACTCCCAGAATTGTCCCGGTCCATCTTCGGCGAACTTTCGGCATTGGGAAATATGGAATACGACGACGGAGGCGCGATCGGAAAAAGATACCGGCGCCAAGATGAAATCGGAACGCCGTACTGCGTGACCGTGGATTACGAATCTCTTTCGGACAAGACTGTGACCGTACGGGAAAGGGATAGCATGTCCCAGGAACGATTACCGATCGCCGGCTTAAAATCCTTCTTCGCGGACAAGATATTGTAGAAGAGAACGTTCGGTTCAAGGGCGAAAATTTCGGACGTCCCGGATGCATTCGTCCCCGAAGACCAAAGGGTTTTGCGGATTGAAGTTTCCCAATTGGATGGAGTAGTACATTGTGCATTTGATGTTCGTACAATGGGCTCCATGCGAGGAATCTTGATGTCCCGAAGCCAGAGGGATTCCGTTATTTACCAAACCGAAGGCATGCCCTAACTCGTGTACCACGGTGGATTGTTCCGCCGACTTTCTGTACTGAAGCGGGAAGGCATTGATCGCATCCTTAAAAACGAATACTGCGGGGGCGCCTAGATTAAAGACTCCTGAAATCGTGATCGCAACGACGTTACTATTCGCCATTCTACCTTTTACGAAGGCCACGAAGAAATTCGCATTTTGAAAATCGGATTTCTTTTTCCGATATGTCGAAGCGAGAGCCGCCAGATCCGCCGCACTCCAAAGCGATTTTCCCTGGCTTGGAATTTCCTCCATATCTCCGGGATTTCCGGACGGAACGGAAACCGATACGGTATATCCTCTGTCGTCGAAAATGTTTTGTACATTGCGTCGGGTCACTTCCCACACCGGAAGCGAAGGAGAAGTGGAAATAAACCCGTCCTCCGGCGCGGCTCCGAATTCGTATGCCACTTCCATTCCTACGCTTCGCACGGAAGAAAAATAGACGGCGGACCTGTCGGGATCCAGCGAGATCACATAATCGAGAGCGATAAAATCCAACAAAGCGATCGGAAGAGTCGATCCTTGGTTTTGGCAGCCTGCGAGAAGCAAAAGACAAGCCGAGAAGATTGCGAAACGCGATTTTATCCCTTTCATTCCGAATACCACAACAGCCGGTTTCCGCGGTTTTTGACTCCATATCCGGCGCATTTCCGCTTTCACTCCCTTGGTATGGATAAAAAGTGATCCTAAATCAATTTCTTTTTCTCCCGACGAGACTTAATGATTCCGAAAGATTTTACCGTACGACAGATCGGACCGGAGCACAGAAAAGCGGTGATCGAACTAGTGAACCAATTTTTCCGGATGCTCAACAAATTGAAATTAGACGGAGTATTTCGCGTCCGCCCCAGAGCAGCGGCGAAAATGGTAGATGTCTATCTGAAGATCCGAGGTACGGATAAGATTGTGTTCTTAGGCGGATTCCTGGGGGAAGAACTCGTGTCCATTCTGATCGCGAGAGTGGAAGACAAGCCCTACTTGGAGGAAGAGAGAAATCTTTTCATAGACCTTACCGTCACGAAACAGGGAAAAAGAAAATCGGGATTCATGAAACCCTTAGTTGAGGCCGCGTTCCGATGGGCAAAAGAAAACGGAATTCGAGCGGTGGAATTACGGGCAGTTGCCGAAAACGAAAACGCGGTCGCTTTTTGGAAGGCAATGGGATTCGATCCCTTTTACGTCCGCTTTCGCAAACTGGTTTGAATCAGGCTCAAAGTACCATTCGAATCAAACGACGCATTTTTTACCCGATTTCAAACAATCCGATCTTTTAAAACCGGAAATTCTCGCACTTTCAATTTTCGGTCGATATTCCCAAAATCGATGAATTCTGCCACTCCAAAATAAAATCGTAAAATAATAAATTTCTTATTTTCTATATTTCGAATATTTCGTATAATTTTCCTCTTAAAAGCGTCTTTTAGATCAACCCCGGGGGAAATTAGATGAAAGAGAGCGTCGCGCAAAACAACCCGATAAGACAAGAAAGGATAACGCCGAGCAGCATCAATACCCTTCTGGAAGAACCTATTCTGATCATCGAAGACTCCGAGGAGATTTCGATGTTGTACGCTTCTTACTGCAAGCGTTTAGGCTTAACATGCGAATTCGCTACCAACGGAGAAGATGGTTTAAAAAAAGCCCGGGAAAAAAAGTATTCCCTATTCATCGTAGATTTGATGATGCCGATCATGGATGGCAGGACCTTTACTCAAAAACTCAAGGAAATGCAACCGGACGCTTGCATCATTATAGAAACGGCGATCGACGAATCTCAAGCGGTAATAGACGTGATGAAATTGGGCGTATTCGATTATCTGATCAAGCCGATCCATCCCGATTCTTTTTTCAAATCCGTCAAGAAGGCCGCGGACCGGGTCCGGACGCTCAAGACGGAAAAGGAAATAGACAGCATAGGAAGCAAACAATTACGGGAACAGTTGGAATGGCTGACGTTCAAGGAAGCCCAAAGAAAATCCACGAAGGAATCCTGGGAAATCTCCTCTCTTTATTCCCTGAAGACTTCCCTATCCCAAGGATCCGGTATCGGAGCCTTGCTCACTCTATTAGATATATTGAAACTTTCGCAAAAAGAATCGGATGAAGGATATGTAGTCAGCAAAGAAATCATGGATATGATCTACGCGAACCAACAGGCTGCCAAAAACATACTGACCGGGATCTCCGACCTCTTGGACATCGTGAACAGGGATGCGAAGTTGGAACCCATGTCCGCCGGAGATTTGATCGATCAGATCAAGGAAAAAGCGAAAGCGCTTTCTCCGATCCTGCAATCCAGAAATCTCACGTTTTCCTTTTCGGAGCTGAAAAGCAATCCATCCTTGGAAGTGGAAAGCAGTTCCTTATTGATGGCGGTCGAAGAAATTCTGCTGAATGCCTCCAAATACTGCTCGTTGGGAACGAGGATCGACGTGTACACGAGCGTCGTACAGGGCTATTTCTGCATTGCAGTCAAGAATCTAGTGGATCATGAGTCCCGAGGAATAGAGGAAAAATACGAGGACTTAGTGGTTCAACCTTTCTTCCGAGTATTGCCTCCGGTCGAAGAAGCCGCCGATCTGGAAAGGTTCGGCTTCGGACTCGGATTGACTGCCGTGGATCATATCGCTCACAAACATAACGGGATGTTCTTCATCCACAACGCGAAAGATCACACTTCCGACTCGGTCAAAATGTCCGTCATCTCGGAACTCTTTTTGCCCTTGAACGGCTGAGAAAAACGGACGAAAATCCGCTATTTCCGAAACCTGCCACTCTAAGCATCAGCCGCTATCGAAATAGCTGAGAGTTACCGAGCCGAGATTGGTTCCTACGGGCAGTGCCGAGTTATTGGAGGCGCTTACCGTATGGGTATAAATACATGTGTCGACATATCCGAAATTCGCAACGGAAATGGAAATGTTAGAACTCCCGCCCGAAAAATCTCCGGGGTAATTCAGAGTGTACGTATTCGAAGTCGGATTCGATCCGGGAAAATTAAAGGAGTCGGGAGCGCCAAGGGTCGGACAACTTTTCTGGATCGTAATCGTTATATTACTAGCGGAGGCCACGTTCGAAGCTACAATCTGATAATTGAACGTATAACTCGCACTTGTCATGGAGATTAAACCGGTGGGAACGTTCGCAAACGAAAACGATCCTCCGCTCGGGCCGGAATGGGTAAGGGCCAAGAGACTCGCGACATTCTTATCCGTACTCGACGACGGATTCGGAAAAATATTTTTCGAATCCGTCATCAAAAAGGCTCCGCAATGAAAAAGGAAGAGAGTGGAAGCCAAACAAAAGCCCTGCAAAAGCGAGTACTGGACTTTTTGAACAGATCTTGGATTCCGCATTTCTTTTATCCCTGTTTTGCCCCGAAAGAATTGTACACAAAACGAAAAGAGATTCAAATAAAATCCTTCTACATCGCGCTTTGTGAGTCAATAAATTTCCAATTATGTGCCGGAAGATGTGGAAATAAAAAAAGGGACCGTTTCCGGTCCCCTTTGACTCCCTTTCGGGAGACCTTTTATCGGATCATCCGTTCGATCAATGGAAGAGCCG from Leptospira fletcheri includes the following:
- a CDS encoding TonB C-terminal domain-containing protein, with translation MFETTQSRRRRILDWGINFLSWISPFVGFGIFFPLGVLFAFPTGRNVRRNAFSSLILQVAILGLLYPLEILQLFSTKAEQWISVFVLVVPEVSGMHGWFLLPIFFVIGLVFLILQARFVKAHLRSGEKRPLILAPIFLLLSLFCVLILTHHLAFEDEFRVKMAPFVVLSESIWIFFPWLIAIAGMISGGKQIFLFRRPWAWFSKQVFVSRADESGDSISSAKKRKYAILRDALVPGWGHIYSGNLWRGFPILFVFLLLLLFFATFFFSWIEPAFGIRYLASLGLKPGIPDKKFFEVASSFIPWAVALLLLISVGAFSHWLLRKSFRKAMYWRGLRPGFANNVALSILIHLVLLSLVLIIPAMINRKSEKEKSKPDGHYTPENTMEYYFIDPNVPDEVQGLNGGVITGTDTPNKNEGEKIPNEKPSDEGRVKGDVRRIRGKKLPPTYSNYISAKMRAFESFMEYWKTAPQNYSCVVAYTITPEGDVVDIELVENSSYPEQDRRTLELIENLSPMMPPPGTKGYVRVTELFWNGTINPESMPTKLQSDLVQMFDGRYMEEL
- a CDS encoding glycine--tRNA ligase → MEKKETLDSSLKDIVSICKRRGFVYPGSEIYGGLSNTFDYGPYGAELLHNLKRLWWKHFVHLREDVVGLDSSILLNPKVWEASGHVSNFNDPLIDCRNCKARIRADKFLEDQKGEGAATGLSLQEMNRVIQEGNFPCPTCGNRGTFTEARDFNLMFKTSHGASAEDAQDIYLRPETAQGIFINFKNVVSTTRRKIPFGIAQIGKSFRNEIMARQFVFRTREFEQMEMEYFCEPGTQKEWFTHWVEYCLRFLIEQVGLKKENLKIREHEKEELSFYSEATSDIEYKYGFGWGELWGIASRTNYDLSQHEKFSGEDLKYQDQAANKKYVPYVVEPALGLNRLFLATVTDAYAEETLADGEVRTVLRFSPKIAPVKVGVFPLMKKDGLPELSRSIFGELSALGNMEYDDGGAIGKRYRRQDEIGTPYCVTVDYESLSDKTVTVRERDSMSQERLPIAGLKSFFADKIL
- a CDS encoding GNAT family N-acetyltransferase; translation: MIPKDFTVRQIGPEHRKAVIELVNQFFRMLNKLKLDGVFRVRPRAAAKMVDVYLKIRGTDKIVFLGGFLGEELVSILIARVEDKPYLEEERNLFIDLTVTKQGKRKSGFMKPLVEAAFRWAKENGIRAVELRAVAENENAVAFWKAMGFDPFYVRFRKLV
- a CDS encoding hybrid sensor histidine kinase/response regulator, which translates into the protein MKESVAQNNPIRQERITPSSINTLLEEPILIIEDSEEISMLYASYCKRLGLTCEFATNGEDGLKKAREKKYSLFIVDLMMPIMDGRTFTQKLKEMQPDACIIIETAIDESQAVIDVMKLGVFDYLIKPIHPDSFFKSVKKAADRVRTLKTEKEIDSIGSKQLREQLEWLTFKEAQRKSTKESWEISSLYSLKTSLSQGSGIGALLTLLDILKLSQKESDEGYVVSKEIMDMIYANQQAAKNILTGISDLLDIVNRDAKLEPMSAGDLIDQIKEKAKALSPILQSRNLTFSFSELKSNPSLEVESSSLLMAVEEILLNASKYCSLGTRIDVYTSVVQGYFCIAVKNLVDHESRGIEEKYEDLVVQPFFRVLPPVEEAADLERFGFGLGLTAVDHIAHKHNGMFFIHNAKDHTSDSVKMSVISELFLPLNG